Proteins from a single region of Alloscardovia omnicolens:
- the rpsO gene encoding 30S ribosomal protein S15 has product MALSKEEKNAIIAEYATHEGDTGSPEVQVALLTKRINDLTAHMKEHKHDHHSGRGLLLMVGDRRRLLGYLRDVDINRYRSLIERLGLRH; this is encoded by the coding sequence ATGGCACTTTCTAAGGAAGAAAAGAACGCAATTATTGCTGAGTATGCAACTCACGAGGGTGACACAGGTTCCCCAGAAGTTCAGGTTGCATTGCTCACCAAGCGCATCAACGATTTGACTGCTCACATGAAGGAGCATAAGCATGATCATCACTCCGGTCGTGGTCTGCTGCTTATGGTTGGTGACCGTCGTCGTCTGCTTGGATATTTGCGCGATGTTGATATCAACCGTTACCGTTCATTGATTGAACGCCTCGGTTTGCGTCACTAA
- a CDS encoding polyribonucleotide nucleotidyltransferase → MQGPEIKAVEAVIDNGAFGKRTIRFETGRLAQQADGAVAAYLDGETMILSTTTAGSSPKENYDFFPLTVDVEEKMYAAGKIPGSFFRREGRPSTEATLAARIIDRPLRPLFPHTLRNEVQVVETVLSIHPDDAYDMVAMNAASASTMISGLPFTGPVSGLRLALIDGQWVAFPRWSERERAVFELVVAGRVVENGDVAIAMIEAGAGKNAWNLIYTEGQIKPDETVVAGGLEAAKPFIKVLCEAQNELKELAAKETKEFQLFPEYTEELYARIDQIAHADLNEALSIAEKLPRQDRISEIKQIVKDTLASEFEDMDEAEKEKEIGNAFKELQRQIVRRRILTEDYRIDGRGLRDIRTLSAEVDVIPRVHGSALFQRGETQILGVTTLNMLKMEQQMDALSGPTTKTYMHNYEMPPYSTGETGRVGSPKRREIGHGALAERALVPVLPSREEFPYAIRQVSEAIGSNGSTSMGSVCASTLSLMASGVPIKAPVAGIAMGLVSGDIDGQHIFKTLTDILGAEDAFGDMDFKVAGTSEFITALQLDTKLDGIPADVLAAALQQAKEARTTILDVITECIDGIADMSPYAPRIITTTVPVDKIGEVIGPKGKMINQIQEDTGAEVTIDDDGTVYIASEGGEGAEAAKKLIDQIANPHIPEAGETFNGTVVKTTSFGAFVNLLPGTDGLLHISQIRNLANGERIDAVDDVLKENDNVEVVVQSVDERGKISLAIPGFEDQDSASERPSRAPRERRPRRDRDDFDSRSSRSRSSRDDRDRDERDDRDRDERPRRRMRDDRDDRYDDRYDERHERSERRSRRSRDERDDRDYRGSRDSRDSRDDRGDRYERRSRRENPRYAVDDSYDDYRAERAERYERPRRRVRRDFDPFDVED, encoded by the coding sequence TTGCAGGGTCCCGAAATTAAAGCAGTAGAAGCCGTTATTGACAACGGAGCATTTGGCAAGCGTACAATTCGCTTCGAGACGGGACGTCTCGCCCAGCAGGCTGATGGGGCAGTAGCAGCTTATCTTGACGGAGAAACCATGATTCTGTCTACCACCACAGCTGGTAGCAGTCCAAAAGAAAATTATGATTTCTTCCCATTGACGGTGGATGTTGAAGAGAAGATGTATGCAGCAGGTAAGATTCCTGGCTCTTTCTTCCGCCGCGAAGGTCGTCCATCCACTGAAGCAACACTGGCAGCTCGTATTATCGATCGTCCGTTGCGCCCACTCTTCCCGCACACTCTTCGCAACGAAGTACAAGTTGTGGAAACTGTTTTGTCTATTCACCCAGATGATGCTTATGACATGGTTGCCATGAATGCAGCATCTGCATCTACCATGATTTCTGGCTTGCCATTTACTGGTCCAGTATCTGGTTTGCGTTTGGCTTTGATTGATGGTCAGTGGGTGGCATTCCCACGATGGTCAGAACGCGAACGTGCTGTCTTCGAACTTGTTGTAGCAGGTCGCGTGGTAGAAAACGGCGACGTGGCTATCGCTATGATCGAAGCCGGCGCTGGCAAGAATGCTTGGAACCTTATTTACACAGAAGGTCAGATTAAGCCTGATGAAACTGTGGTAGCTGGTGGTTTGGAAGCAGCAAAGCCATTCATTAAGGTGCTGTGTGAAGCACAGAATGAATTGAAAGAACTGGCTGCTAAAGAAACTAAGGAATTCCAGCTCTTCCCAGAATATACCGAGGAACTGTATGCTCGCATTGATCAGATTGCTCATGCTGATTTGAACGAAGCTCTTTCCATTGCAGAAAAGCTTCCACGTCAGGATCGCATTTCTGAAATCAAGCAGATTGTTAAAGATACTCTCGCTTCTGAGTTCGAAGACATGGATGAAGCTGAGAAGGAAAAGGAAATCGGCAATGCTTTCAAAGAATTGCAGCGCCAGATTGTTCGCCGTCGTATTCTGACTGAAGATTATCGTATTGATGGTCGCGGTTTGCGTGATATTCGTACTTTGTCTGCAGAAGTAGATGTTATTCCTCGCGTGCATGGTTCTGCACTGTTCCAGCGCGGTGAAACTCAAATTTTGGGTGTAACCACACTCAATATGCTCAAGATGGAGCAGCAGATGGATGCATTGTCTGGTCCAACCACCAAGACATATATGCATAACTATGAAATGCCTCCATATTCCACTGGTGAAACTGGTCGTGTAGGCTCTCCAAAGCGTCGTGAAATTGGTCACGGAGCGCTGGCTGAGCGTGCTCTGGTTCCAGTTCTTCCTAGCCGCGAAGAGTTCCCATACGCTATCCGTCAAGTATCTGAAGCAATCGGATCTAACGGTTCTACTTCTATGGGGTCTGTATGCGCATCCACCTTGTCTTTGATGGCTTCAGGTGTGCCAATTAAGGCCCCAGTTGCTGGTATTGCTATGGGCTTGGTATCCGGTGATATTGATGGTCAGCATATTTTCAAGACCCTCACTGATATTTTGGGTGCTGAAGATGCTTTCGGTGATATGGACTTCAAGGTGGCTGGTACATCTGAGTTCATTACCGCTTTGCAGTTGGATACCAAGTTAGACGGTATTCCAGCAGATGTTCTCGCAGCAGCATTGCAGCAGGCTAAAGAAGCTCGCACCACAATCCTCGATGTTATTACAGAATGCATTGATGGTATTGCAGATATGAGCCCATATGCACCACGCATTATTACCACCACTGTTCCAGTAGACAAGATTGGCGAAGTCATTGGGCCTAAGGGCAAGATGATTAACCAGATCCAGGAAGATACTGGTGCAGAAGTCACTATTGACGACGATGGAACTGTATACATTGCGTCTGAAGGTGGTGAAGGGGCAGAAGCTGCTAAGAAGCTGATCGATCAGATTGCTAACCCACATATTCCAGAAGCAGGAGAAACCTTTAACGGTACCGTGGTGAAGACCACAAGCTTTGGTGCATTCGTAAATCTCTTGCCTGGAACAGACGGTTTGTTGCACATTTCTCAGATCCGTAACCTTGCCAACGGTGAGCGTATTGATGCTGTAGACGATGTGCTCAAGGAAAACGACAATGTTGAAGTTGTTGTACAGTCTGTTGACGAGCGCGGTAAGATTTCTTTGGCTATTCCAGGTTTTGAAGATCAGGATAGTGCATCTGAGCGCCCATCTCGTGCTCCACGCGAACGCCGTCCTCGTCGTGACCGTGATGATTTTGACTCCCGTTCTTCCCGTTCTCGCTCTTCTCGTGACGACCGCGACCGTGATGAACGTGATGATCGCGACCGTGACGAGCGTCCTCGCCGTCGTATGCGTGATGATCGTGACGATCGCTATGATGATCGATACGATGAGCGTCACGAGCGCTCCGAGCGCCGTTCCCGTCGTTCTCGCGATGAGCGTGACGACCGTGATTACCGTGGCTCCCGTGATTCTCGCGACTCTCGTGACGACCGTGGCGATCGCTACGAACGTCGTTCTCGCCGCGAAAACCCACGCTACGCTGTAGATGATTCCTATGATGATTATCGTGCAGAGCGTGCAGAACGTTACGAGCGCCCACGTCGTCGCGTACGCCGTGATTTCGACCCATTTGATGTGGAAGACTAA
- a CDS encoding aldo/keto reductase, with protein MSALMRNIGPYTTTAIGLGCMGLSIEKKPSREVALEVIHDALNAGCRHLDTAWAYYMSGGEEQHNEKLIREALDTWDGPRDEVFVATKAGHFRNFTDGVPTWDVNGAPESLINYGKQSAQALGVDAIDLLYFHRPDPKVPYNESIEGMKALYDQGVAKKIGISNASVEQIDIAQSILGDALVAVQNQLSPIYKDSLDTVEHTKELGLAFVVWSPLGGFRKPKDESKYDVFKEVAAQHEVSYQQVVLAWELAMGDHMFVIPGTHRSETILDSMKADQLVLSAEEIDKLNRG; from the coding sequence ATGTCAGCGTTAATGCGAAATATAGGACCATACACCACCACAGCTATTGGCTTGGGATGCATGGGATTGTCCATTGAAAAGAAGCCATCACGTGAAGTTGCTCTTGAAGTTATTCATGATGCATTGAATGCTGGGTGCCGCCATCTTGATACCGCGTGGGCATATTATATGTCTGGCGGCGAAGAGCAGCATAATGAAAAACTGATTCGTGAGGCATTAGACACATGGGACGGTCCGCGCGACGAAGTGTTTGTTGCCACGAAGGCTGGTCATTTCCGTAACTTTACTGACGGCGTGCCAACATGGGATGTGAATGGTGCTCCAGAATCGCTGATTAACTATGGCAAGCAGTCAGCACAAGCACTGGGCGTTGATGCTATTGATTTACTGTACTTCCATCGTCCAGATCCAAAAGTTCCATACAATGAGTCCATTGAAGGCATGAAGGCATTATATGATCAAGGAGTTGCCAAGAAAATTGGTATTTCTAATGCCAGCGTAGAACAGATTGACATTGCTCAATCTATTTTGGGTGATGCTCTTGTTGCTGTACAAAATCAGTTGTCTCCAATTTACAAAGACAGTCTTGACACTGTGGAGCACACCAAAGAATTAGGCTTGGCTTTTGTGGTGTGGAGCCCATTAGGCGGATTCCGTAAACCTAAGGATGAAAGCAAATATGATGTGTTTAAAGAGGTTGCTGCACAGCACGAGGTGAGCTACCAGCAGGTTGTTTTAGCGTGGGAGTTAGCAATGGGTGACCATATGTTCGTTATCCCAGGTACTCATCGTAGCGAAACTATTTTAGATTCTATGAAAGCAGATCAGCTCGTTTTGAGCGCGGAAGAAATAGATAAGCTCAACCGTGGTTAA
- a CDS encoding laccase domain-containing protein has product MTSENTQQSVIPAVIPIDIAHGYRVWYSTRLGGYSHAQYGYANMSSRQNDDPDAVLRNRQALYDVVGAPVRTIHQVHSGEVVLADEVDNDEELNELQADGLVSTRGDMLGVFGADCLPVLLVDPVHHVHAAAHCGRVGLMNDIVGQTVAAMEFKGPTALRFELRWDHAFAHNAMKWVLLLPWNLKSVFRELQQLHALAVLVLI; this is encoded by the coding sequence ATGACTTCAGAAAACACACAGCAATCGGTTATTCCCGCTGTTATTCCTATTGATATTGCGCACGGGTATCGCGTCTGGTATTCCACGCGTTTAGGTGGCTATTCTCATGCGCAGTATGGGTATGCCAATATGAGTTCACGTCAAAACGATGACCCTGATGCTGTATTGCGCAATAGGCAAGCCCTGTATGATGTGGTGGGTGCTCCTGTGCGCACAATTCATCAAGTACATTCAGGAGAAGTTGTTTTAGCGGACGAAGTCGATAATGATGAAGAACTGAACGAGCTGCAAGCAGACGGCTTGGTAAGCACGCGTGGCGATATGCTAGGTGTCTTTGGAGCTGACTGTTTACCAGTACTTCTTGTCGATCCAGTTCATCATGTTCACGCTGCGGCTCACTGTGGTCGGGTAGGCCTGATGAATGATATTGTGGGGCAAACTGTAGCTGCTATGGAATTTAAGGGGCCGACCGCTCTCAGATTCGAGCTACGCTGGGACCATGCATTTGCGCACAATGCTATGAAGTGGGTTCTACTATTGCCATGGAATTTGAAGAGCGTTTTCCGGGAACTGCAACAATTACACGCTTTGGCGGTGCTGGTATTGATTTAG
- a CDS encoding pyroglutamyl-peptidase I: MENFRVVICGFEAYEGVDVNPSRLVAQAIADDGITLDDATVSVTSVLLPLSFGHAWPTLKKVLEQVNPHMVLATGLKTHARTIALERCATNIIDASRPDADNVQPKDTRIVDNGPAAYWTCLPLRAVSKKFAEHDIPVTFSSDAGTFVCNSLFYELLDWSSHHEHAYAGFVSFPHVDKPVGYTKGMKLDIMVDAARDIITTTLDYNRRAQ; encoded by the coding sequence ATGGAGAATTTTCGTGTAGTTATCTGCGGCTTTGAAGCATACGAGGGTGTAGATGTTAATCCATCGCGTCTTGTTGCTCAAGCTATTGCAGATGATGGTATAACTCTCGACGATGCAACGGTATCTGTAACCAGTGTTCTGTTACCTTTAAGTTTTGGACACGCATGGCCCACACTGAAAAAGGTGCTTGAGCAGGTTAATCCGCATATGGTTCTTGCCACTGGCTTAAAAACTCACGCGAGAACTATTGCTCTAGAACGGTGCGCTACCAATATTATTGATGCTTCCCGTCCTGATGCAGATAATGTGCAGCCCAAAGATACAAGGATTGTAGACAACGGTCCAGCGGCGTACTGGACTTGTTTGCCTTTACGAGCGGTCAGTAAAAAGTTCGCTGAGCATGATATTCCGGTCACCTTCAGTTCAGATGCGGGCACTTTTGTGTGTAATTCACTGTTTTATGAATTGTTGGATTGGTCTTCACATCACGAACACGCTTACGCTGGTTTCGTGTCTTTTCCTCATGTAGATAAGCCAGTAGGCTATACGAAAGGTATGAAATTAGACATTATGGTGGATGCGGCACGCGATATTATTACGACGACATTAGACTACAATCGTCGTGCGCAGTAA
- a CDS encoding cell division protein: MADNFPIVLRGYDKERVDDAFMRAQENTARLREQIKIYDARILELDAQLQEEREKNSGQQQNSFTALGANAQQLLASAEQTSRELLERAKQDAQTIRDNAHNEAGTLLNNAQLDADNMRAEAKKESTEALALAHEQADKVRATAQSESEQLVASAKRESDDQRRTLDLELSAKSEEHDKRLNAQRSEQEAQIAQLRAQAADEIAQQRKTADEEISAKKSESNDQIQKALDSANQKLADVREQVAKLLSDAKRQASEITDAAHAQARQITDSADVERAKTLAKVAQEAENVRRDIAASQEDANKKVADMLADLAQRRATVEEESTQLLNDSKDVRKKADEYATSSREKAQAEAEQIIEDAKKRAQELVDERRDAAQEEIDGLNTRIAALQEREASITARVDELRSIFANAFGSSLFNTETPAESPAEAPTEADDANTDNAEAEHQDDNHNNSENAQ; this comes from the coding sequence ATGGCTGATAATTTTCCTATTGTTTTGCGCGGTTATGATAAAGAACGAGTAGATGATGCTTTTATGCGTGCCCAAGAAAATACGGCACGTTTGCGTGAACAAATCAAAATTTATGATGCGCGTATTTTAGAGCTTGACGCTCAGCTCCAAGAAGAGCGTGAGAAGAATAGTGGACAACAGCAAAACTCCTTTACTGCTTTAGGTGCTAATGCTCAGCAGTTGCTGGCATCGGCAGAACAAACCAGTCGTGAGCTGTTGGAACGCGCCAAGCAGGACGCTCAAACTATTCGCGACAATGCTCATAATGAAGCAGGAACATTACTCAATAATGCTCAACTTGATGCAGATAATATGCGTGCAGAAGCCAAAAAGGAGTCCACAGAAGCTCTGGCTTTAGCGCATGAGCAGGCAGATAAAGTACGTGCTACGGCTCAAAGTGAAAGCGAACAGTTGGTAGCATCAGCAAAGCGTGAAAGCGATGACCAGCGTCGCACCCTCGATTTGGAATTGAGCGCTAAAAGTGAAGAGCATGATAAGCGTTTGAATGCTCAGCGTTCTGAGCAGGAAGCACAGATTGCTCAGTTACGTGCTCAAGCAGCCGATGAAATTGCTCAACAGCGTAAAACAGCTGACGAAGAGATTTCTGCAAAGAAGAGCGAATCCAATGATCAAATTCAAAAAGCATTAGATTCCGCTAATCAGAAACTTGCTGATGTGCGCGAACAGGTGGCAAAACTGCTCTCTGACGCAAAACGTCAAGCATCAGAAATTACTGATGCTGCTCACGCTCAGGCTCGTCAAATTACCGATTCTGCAGACGTAGAGCGTGCAAAAACTCTAGCAAAAGTTGCTCAAGAAGCCGAAAATGTTCGTCGTGATATTGCTGCTAGCCAAGAAGATGCTAATAAGAAGGTAGCTGATATGCTGGCAGACTTGGCTCAGCGTCGCGCAACGGTAGAAGAAGAATCCACACAGTTGCTCAACGATTCCAAAGACGTGCGTAAAAAGGCAGATGAATATGCAACATCTAGCCGTGAAAAGGCACAGGCAGAAGCTGAGCAGATTATTGAAGATGCTAAGAAGCGTGCGCAAGAGTTGGTTGATGAACGCCGTGATGCTGCACAGGAAGAAATTGATGGATTGAATACTCGTATTGCAGCTTTGCAAGAACGTGAAGCCTCCATCACTGCTCGTGTAGATGAATTGCGTTCTATTTTTGCCAATGCTTTCGGCTCATCGCTGTTTAATACTGAAACTCCTGCTGAATCGCCGGCTGAAGCTCCTACTGAAGCGGACGATGCAAACACAGATAATGCTGAAGCTGAGCATCAGGATGACAATCACAATAACAGTGAGAATGCGCAGTAA
- a CDS encoding 3-deoxy-7-phosphoheptulonate synthase, translated as MMHMHGPFEDETGVRLGREAVLPETVDVNIRQLDPIPAPRAFINEIPLNSQLVRRVQESRAAIRDILHGRDDRLLVIVGPCSIHDTKAALDYARRLQGVAEELVEDIYVVMRVYFEKPRTTIGWKGLINDPDLNGTFNIRKGMWLARKVLVDIVDIGLPTATEFLDPITPQYISDAISWGAIGARNTESQVHRQLASGLSMPIGFKNSTDGNVKVAADSCYTAANEHHFLSVNVDGSVISAETLGNPDCHVILRGSIHGPNYDAQSVTDALQYLQESNAPYAASHGLIIDAAHGNCGKNEVREAQVVEEIAARIAQGEQGISGVMIESFIEGGHQSPASIEKLVYGKSITDSCVSWERTNELLHTLSAAIRERRALN; from the coding sequence ATGATGCATATGCATGGTCCATTCGAGGACGAAACAGGTGTACGTCTGGGACGTGAAGCAGTTTTGCCAGAAACGGTTGACGTCAATATTCGCCAGCTCGATCCTATTCCTGCTCCTCGCGCTTTCATCAATGAAATTCCTCTGAATTCTCAGCTTGTTCGCCGCGTTCAGGAATCTCGTGCAGCTATTCGCGACATTCTCCATGGTCGTGATGATAGGCTGCTGGTGATTGTGGGACCATGCTCTATTCATGACACAAAAGCGGCTCTTGACTATGCCCGACGTTTGCAGGGTGTGGCCGAGGAATTAGTCGAGGATATATACGTTGTTATGCGTGTGTACTTCGAGAAACCACGCACCACGATTGGGTGGAAAGGTCTGATTAATGACCCAGACCTCAACGGCACTTTCAATATTCGCAAAGGTATGTGGTTAGCGCGCAAAGTACTTGTTGACATTGTGGATATTGGCTTGCCAACAGCAACAGAATTCCTCGATCCTATTACACCGCAGTATATTTCTGATGCGATTAGCTGGGGAGCTATTGGAGCGCGTAATACCGAAAGTCAGGTTCACCGTCAATTGGCGTCTGGTTTATCTATGCCGATCGGTTTCAAAAACTCAACAGACGGCAATGTGAAAGTTGCTGCCGACTCATGCTATACGGCAGCTAATGAGCATCATTTCCTATCGGTGAACGTTGATGGTTCTGTTATTTCTGCAGAAACTTTAGGTAACCCTGACTGCCATGTTATTTTGCGCGGATCAATTCACGGTCCTAATTATGATGCTCAATCTGTAACTGATGCTTTGCAATATCTGCAGGAATCGAATGCACCGTATGCTGCATCTCATGGCCTGATTATTGACGCTGCTCACGGTAACTGCGGCAAAAACGAAGTACGTGAAGCACAAGTCGTTGAAGAAATTGCTGCGCGTATTGCTCAGGGAGAACAAGGAATCTCTGGTGTGATGATTGAAAGCTTTATTGAAGGCGGACATCAATCTCCAGCAAGCATAGAAAAGCTCGTATACGGTAAGTCTATTACCGATAGCTGCGTATCTTGGGAGCGAACAAACGAATTGCTGCACACATTAAGTGCCGCTATTCGTGAACGTCGTGCGCTAAACTAA
- a CDS encoding 3-deoxy-7-phosphoheptulonate synthase, with protein sequence MPERQSHLTDNQSNTGQKLNTEALERHAQEAARNRAFLHAQLDKAHESNPLNLSSIPRWEDEVGLAPIINRRVLELDVLPSPATVLQSMPLSDSARQLVVESREETRRVLAGADDRLLVLVGPCSIHDPRAALDYAQRLARVREELEDDVLIVMRVYFEKPRTTIGWKGLINDPDLDGTHQINKGLLLARQTLLSVLDAGVAAATEFLEPTSPQYIADAVTWGAIGARNTESQVHRQLASGLSMPVGFKNATDGSVQAAIDSVFTAAQQHTFFGIDHQGRAAAVETLGNPDCHVVLRGSSAGPNYDAQSVRQALQAARATLDVNSVGAQGLIIDASHGNSGKDEVQQARVVRNIAQRLAAGESGISGIMMESFIQGGNQKAAPLDQLEYGKSVTDRCISWDDTYALLHELAQAVRNRRKNNR encoded by the coding sequence ATGCCTGAACGTCAATCGCATCTTACCGATAATCAGAGTAATACTGGTCAGAAGCTCAATACAGAAGCTTTAGAACGTCATGCCCAAGAAGCGGCACGTAACCGTGCTTTTTTGCATGCTCAACTTGATAAAGCTCATGAGAGTAATCCACTGAATTTATCATCTATTCCGCGGTGGGAAGATGAAGTAGGCTTAGCGCCTATTATTAATCGCCGCGTTCTGGAACTAGACGTTTTACCTTCTCCAGCAACTGTTTTGCAATCCATGCCGTTGAGTGATTCTGCTCGTCAATTAGTGGTGGAATCGCGTGAGGAAACGCGACGAGTTTTAGCTGGCGCCGATGACCGTTTGCTTGTCTTAGTGGGGCCGTGTTCTATTCATGATCCACGTGCAGCTCTTGACTATGCGCAGCGTTTAGCACGTGTGCGCGAAGAATTAGAAGATGATGTGCTGATTGTTATGCGCGTGTATTTTGAGAAACCGCGCACTACGATTGGCTGGAAAGGTCTGATTAACGACCCTGATTTAGACGGAACTCATCAGATTAATAAAGGCTTACTTTTAGCGCGTCAAACCTTGCTGAGCGTTCTAGATGCAGGGGTTGCGGCTGCTACAGAATTCTTGGAACCAACCTCGCCGCAGTATATTGCAGATGCTGTTACGTGGGGTGCTATTGGTGCGCGTAACACCGAAAGCCAAGTTCATCGCCAGTTAGCGTCTGGCCTGTCTATGCCTGTGGGCTTTAAAAATGCAACGGATGGCTCTGTGCAAGCGGCGATTGACAGTGTGTTTACTGCAGCTCAGCAGCATACATTCTTTGGTATTGATCATCAAGGACGTGCAGCCGCTGTTGAAACATTAGGGAATCCAGATTGTCATGTTGTGTTGCGTGGTTCAAGCGCTGGCCCTAATTATGACGCGCAGTCAGTGCGCCAAGCCTTGCAAGCTGCGCGCGCAACATTAGATGTCAATAGTGTGGGGGCTCAAGGATTGATTATTGATGCCTCCCACGGCAATTCCGGCAAAGATGAAGTGCAGCAAGCTCGTGTGGTTCGCAATATCGCGCAGCGCTTGGCAGCGGGGGAGTCTGGCATCTCAGGCATTATGATGGAAAGCTTTATTCAAGGCGGCAATCAAAAAGCAGCTCCATTAGACCAGTTAGAATACGGAAAATCGGTAACAGACCGTTGTATTTCATGGGATGATACGTACGCTTTACTGCATGAATTAGCTCAGGCGGTCAGAAATAGGCGAAAGAATAATCGATAA
- the mtnN gene encoding 5'-methylthioadenosine/S-adenosylhomocysteine nucleosidase produces MTRTIAVIGAMDVEVALIAKTLENVREHASAGVTIVDGQMPNSDVRVVATVAGMGTVNAAATAQHLIDVYAPQALIFSGIAGNLTDSLHINDVVLGKTLVYLDTDMRMISQAAPFTNEYHSDEQLLAIADEVLSKLNIKHLAGTIATGNLFIEGEAAAEVKKLTDADAVEMEGAAIAHVAARNEVPALVIRALSDNADTEYETFREFDVSEYADNAARIVIEIIQAWK; encoded by the coding sequence ATGACACGAACAATTGCAGTTATTGGGGCAATGGATGTTGAAGTTGCTTTGATTGCTAAAACTTTGGAAAATGTGCGTGAGCATGCCAGCGCGGGTGTGACCATTGTTGATGGGCAGATGCCGAACTCAGATGTGCGTGTTGTTGCTACTGTAGCCGGTATGGGCACAGTTAACGCTGCTGCAACTGCTCAGCATTTAATTGATGTATATGCGCCCCAGGCTTTGATTTTCTCAGGAATTGCTGGCAATTTAACCGATTCCTTGCACATCAATGACGTGGTGCTGGGTAAAACGCTCGTGTATTTAGACACAGATATGCGCATGATTTCACAAGCAGCACCTTTTACCAACGAATATCATTCTGATGAACAATTGCTCGCAATTGCAGACGAAGTCCTGAGCAAACTGAATATTAAACATCTTGCTGGAACAATTGCTACGGGCAATCTTTTTATTGAAGGTGAAGCTGCAGCTGAAGTCAAAAAGTTGACTGATGCTGATGCAGTCGAAATGGAGGGTGCAGCTATTGCTCATGTGGCAGCACGTAATGAGGTGCCAGCATTGGTTATTCGTGCTTTAAGCGATAACGCTGACACTGAATATGAAACGTTCCGCGAGTTCGATGTGAGTGAATATGCGGATAATGCTGCTCGTATTGTTATCGAGATTATTCAAGCGTGGAAGTAA
- the rplJ gene encoding 50S ribosomal protein L10: protein MRRPEKAEAIAQLTDKFREADAVLLTEYRGLSVPQISDLREKLGTDTTYNVAKNTLARIAAKEAGIEGLEDMFSGPTAITFVKGDYVAAAKVLRDFTATNKQLVIKGGFADGSVYDAAGVNQLADLEPREVLLAKAAGALKGTMAKAAFAFAALPTKAVRTFDALREKQEKAA from the coding sequence ATGAGAAGGCCAGAAAAGGCAGAGGCAATCGCACAGCTCACTGACAAGTTCCGTGAAGCTGATGCAGTGCTCCTCACCGAGTATCGTGGCCTTAGCGTTCCACAGATCTCTGATCTGCGTGAAAAGCTTGGCACCGATACAACCTACAATGTGGCGAAGAATACGCTTGCACGTATCGCAGCTAAGGAAGCTGGTATTGAAGGTCTCGAAGATATGTTCTCCGGTCCAACAGCTATCACCTTCGTAAAGGGCGATTACGTAGCTGCCGCTAAGGTATTGCGTGACTTCACCGCAACAAATAAGCAGCTCGTTATCAAGGGCGGCTTTGCAGATGGTTCTGTTTATGACGCTGCTGGTGTAAACCAGCTTGCAGATCTCGAACCACGCGAAGTTCTTCTTGCCAAGGCAGCAGGCGCTCTCAAGGGCACCATGGCCAAGGCTGCATTTGCATTCGCTGCACTGCCAACCAAGGCAGTTCGCACTTTCGATGCATTGCGCGAAAAGCAGGAAAAGGCTGCATAG
- the rplL gene encoding 50S ribosomal protein L7/L12: MAKLSADELIEAFKEMTLVELSDFVKKFEEEFDVEAAAPVAAVAAAPAAGAAAAEEEKDEFDVILTAAGDKKIGVIKAVRALTSLGLAEAKALVDGAPKPVLEGANKEDAEKAKAELEAAGATVELK; the protein is encoded by the coding sequence ATGGCAAAGCTCTCCGCAGATGAGCTCATTGAAGCTTTCAAGGAAATGACACTCGTAGAGCTCTCTGACTTCGTAAAGAAGTTCGAAGAAGAGTTCGACGTAGAAGCTGCAGCTCCTGTAGCTGCTGTTGCTGCTGCTCCAGCTGCTGGTGCAGCTGCTGCTGAAGAAGAGAAGGATGAGTTCGACGTCATCCTCACCGCAGCTGGCGACAAGAAGATCGGCGTTATCAAGGCTGTTCGCGCTTTGACCAGCCTCGGCCTCGCTGAAGCAAAGGCTCTCGTAGACGGTGCTCCAAAGCCAGTTCTCGAAGGCGCAAACAAGGAAGATGCAGAAAAGGCAAAGGCAGAGCTCGAAGCTGCTGGCGCAACTGTAGAACTCAAGTAG